Proteins encoded in a region of the Saccharothrix ecbatanensis genome:
- a CDS encoding Dps family protein produces MSKSPITSPLSESDKASVGTVLQATLVDLIDLSLVAKQAHWNVVGKNFRSVHLQLDELVTTARTYTDEVAERAAALGVSPDGKARTVADGSGVPDFPGGWLKEEQVIAAVVTALGELIQRLRGRIDETDKSDLVTQDLLIEVTKAFEQAHWMWQAQQA; encoded by the coding sequence ATGAGCAAGTCTCCGATCACCAGCCCGTTGAGCGAGTCCGACAAGGCCTCGGTGGGCACGGTCCTCCAGGCCACCCTGGTCGACCTGATCGACCTGTCGTTGGTGGCCAAGCAGGCGCACTGGAACGTCGTCGGCAAGAACTTCCGCAGCGTCCACCTCCAGCTGGACGAGCTGGTGACGACCGCGCGCACGTACACCGACGAAGTGGCCGAACGCGCCGCCGCGCTGGGCGTCTCGCCCGACGGCAAGGCGCGGACGGTGGCCGACGGCTCCGGCGTGCCGGACTTCCCCGGCGGCTGGCTGAAGGAGGAGCAGGTGATCGCGGCCGTGGTCACCGCGCTCGGCGAGCTGATCCAGCGGCTGCGCGGCCGGATCGACGAGACGGACAAGTCCGACCTGGTCACCCAGGACCTGCTGATCGAGGTCACCAAGGCGTTCGAGCAGGCGCACTGGATGTGGCAGGCGCAGCAGGCCTGA
- a CDS encoding NADPH-dependent FMN reductase yields MTVTVVGIGGSLRPNSQSERAMRIVLEGAVDAGAKVIEVAGPDLVLPFYDPSVPERPDNARRLVDALRHADGVVLVSPGYHGTVSGLVKNALDYVEDMRLDERPYLDGRAVGCVAAAQGWQASVTTLTALRSIVHALRGWPTPLGAAVNSREVEFDPAGGCSVPSVADQLRTIGRQVTEFAVSRGR; encoded by the coding sequence ATGACGGTCACCGTGGTGGGCATCGGCGGGTCGCTGCGCCCCAACTCGCAGTCCGAACGCGCGATGAGGATCGTGTTGGAGGGCGCCGTGGACGCCGGCGCCAAGGTGATCGAGGTCGCCGGACCCGACCTGGTGCTGCCCTTCTACGACCCTTCGGTCCCCGAACGGCCGGACAACGCCCGCCGCCTCGTCGACGCCCTGCGCCACGCGGACGGCGTGGTGCTCGTGTCACCCGGCTACCACGGCACGGTGTCCGGCCTGGTCAAGAACGCCCTGGACTACGTCGAGGACATGCGCCTGGACGAGCGCCCCTACCTGGACGGACGGGCGGTCGGCTGCGTCGCGGCGGCACAGGGCTGGCAGGCGTCCGTGACCACGCTGACCGCGTTGCGCTCGATCGTGCACGCCCTGCGCGGCTGGCCCACCCCGCTCGGCGCGGCGGTGAACTCGCGCGAGGTCGAGTTCGACCCGGCCGGCGGGTGCTCGGTGCCGTCGGTGGCCGACCAACTACGCACGATCGGGCGACAGGTGACCGAGTTCGCCGTGTCGAGGGGGCGCTGA
- a CDS encoding organic hydroperoxide resistance protein, with translation MQVLYTAEAIAVGDGRNGEVRSSDGVIDEQLSTPKELGGPGGDKTNPEQLFAAGYAACFHSALKVAARQAKTSIGETTVTAKVGLGANGSGGFQLAVELATHIPGVEQAVAEQLVAAAHQICPYSNATRGNIEVALTTTV, from the coding sequence ATGCAGGTGCTCTACACCGCGGAAGCCATCGCAGTCGGGGACGGTCGCAACGGCGAGGTCCGCTCCTCCGACGGAGTGATCGACGAGCAGCTGTCCACGCCCAAGGAGCTGGGTGGACCGGGCGGCGACAAGACCAACCCGGAGCAGCTGTTCGCGGCCGGGTATGCGGCGTGCTTCCACAGCGCGCTGAAGGTCGCCGCACGGCAGGCCAAGACGAGCATCGGCGAGACGACGGTCACCGCGAAGGTCGGCCTCGGCGCCAACGGCAGCGGCGGCTTCCAGCTGGCCGTGGAGCTGGCGACGCACATCCCCGGCGTCGAGCAGGCCGTGGCCGAGCAGCTCGTGGCCGCCGCCCACCAGATCTGCCCGTACTCCAACGCCACCCGCGGCAACATCGAGGTGGCTCTCACGACCACCGTCTGA
- a CDS encoding S9 family peptidase: MTTHPTAEVPDPLFADAAAEARWKARFTAPRVSLPGWADDAPDRSLYLSNSSGVWEIYAWDRATDTHRKVTDRPNGTSHGTLSPDGRAIWWFADTDGDEFGTWVSEPFKPGGDTKPAVDGVPAGYPAGLEIGHEVVAVGTSTDDGTTVYVSRASGPAEVIYAHENDGGVSALSKDETLVVLSHSEHGDNRHAALRVVTPSGEKVAEKWDGPGKGLDAIAFSPVRGDNRLLVGHERRGKDELLIWDVAADTETEVVVDLPGEISADWYPDARSLLVVHTFQARNTLHRYDLATGELSALDTPHGTVGSADVRPDGAVEYSWSSAARPGVVRVLDVAGDDRVLLEPPGHKAPPSVDLGDVFVGDVHALVARPEGAPDGPLPTVFHLHGGPHAADEDRFSAYRAVWLDAGFAVVHVNYRGSTGYGSKWRDAIEGRPGLTELEDVAAVHEWAVRTGFADPAKCVVNGASWGGYLSLLALGTQPELWAAGVAGVPVADYLAAYEDEMEPLRAFDRALFGGSPEELPDRYRECSPLTYVDAVRAPVLVLAGENDPRCPIRQIDNYLDRLAARGAAYEVYRYDAGHGSLVVAETIRQTAAEVAFVQRVLKPAL; encoded by the coding sequence GTGACGACGCACCCGACCGCCGAAGTGCCCGACCCCCTGTTCGCCGACGCCGCGGCCGAGGCCCGCTGGAAGGCCCGTTTCACCGCGCCCCGGGTGAGCCTGCCCGGCTGGGCGGACGACGCGCCGGACCGCAGCCTGTACCTGTCGAACTCCAGCGGCGTGTGGGAGATCTACGCCTGGGACCGCGCCACCGACACCCACCGCAAGGTCACCGACCGGCCGAACGGCACGTCGCACGGCACGCTGAGCCCCGACGGCCGGGCCATCTGGTGGTTCGCCGACACCGACGGCGACGAGTTCGGCACGTGGGTCAGCGAGCCGTTCAAGCCCGGCGGCGACACGAAGCCCGCCGTGGACGGCGTGCCGGCCGGGTACCCGGCGGGGCTGGAGATCGGGCACGAGGTCGTCGCGGTCGGCACGTCCACCGACGACGGCACCACGGTGTACGTCTCGCGCGCGAGCGGTCCGGCCGAGGTGATCTACGCGCACGAGAACGACGGCGGCGTGTCCGCGCTGTCCAAGGACGAGACGCTGGTCGTGCTGTCGCACTCGGAGCACGGCGACAACCGGCACGCCGCGCTGCGCGTGGTGACGCCGTCCGGCGAGAAGGTCGCCGAGAAGTGGGACGGCCCCGGCAAGGGTCTGGACGCGATCGCGTTCAGCCCGGTGCGCGGCGACAACCGGCTGCTCGTCGGGCACGAGCGGCGGGGCAAGGACGAGTTGCTGATCTGGGACGTCGCGGCGGACACCGAGACCGAGGTCGTGGTCGACCTGCCCGGCGAGATCAGCGCCGACTGGTACCCGGACGCGCGGTCGCTGCTGGTCGTGCACACGTTCCAGGCGCGGAACACGTTGCACCGCTACGACCTCGCCACCGGCGAGCTGTCCGCTTTGGACACTCCACACGGGACTGTGGGGAGCGCGGACGTGCGGCCGGACGGCGCGGTGGAGTACTCGTGGTCGTCGGCCGCGCGGCCCGGTGTGGTGCGCGTGCTCGACGTGGCCGGCGACGACCGCGTGCTGCTGGAGCCGCCCGGCCACAAGGCGCCCCCGTCGGTCGACCTGGGCGACGTGTTCGTCGGTGACGTGCACGCGCTGGTGGCCCGTCCGGAAGGCGCCCCCGACGGCCCGCTGCCGACCGTGTTCCACCTGCACGGCGGCCCGCACGCGGCGGACGAGGACCGGTTCTCCGCCTACCGCGCGGTGTGGCTGGACGCCGGGTTCGCCGTGGTGCACGTGAACTACCGCGGGTCCACCGGGTACGGCTCGAAGTGGCGTGACGCGATCGAGGGCCGGCCGGGGCTGACCGAGCTGGAGGACGTGGCGGCGGTGCACGAGTGGGCCGTCCGGACCGGTTTCGCCGACCCGGCGAAGTGCGTGGTCAACGGCGCGTCGTGGGGCGGGTACCTGTCGCTGCTGGCGCTGGGCACGCAGCCGGAGCTGTGGGCGGCCGGGGTCGCGGGCGTGCCGGTCGCGGACTACCTGGCGGCGTACGAGGACGAGATGGAGCCGCTGAGGGCGTTCGACCGGGCGCTGTTCGGCGGGTCGCCGGAGGAGCTGCCCGACCGGTACCGCGAGTGCTCGCCGCTGACGTACGTGGACGCGGTGCGCGCGCCGGTGCTGGTGCTGGCGGGCGAGAACGACCCGCGCTGCCCTATCCGGCAGATCGACAACTACCTGGACCGGCTGGCGGCGCGTGGCGCGGCGTACGAGGTGTACCGGTACGACGCCGGGCACGGCTCGCTGGTGGTCGCGGAGACGATCCGGCAGACGGCCGCCGAGGTCGCGTTCGTGCAGCGGGTGCTCAAGCCGGCGCTGTAG